A genomic window from Gemmatimonadaceae bacterium includes:
- a CDS encoding DUF4159 domain-containing protein — MRRTRGLRFAALGALALGTLAALAAAPAPAPMAAADASAAPAKSVRLSVARLQYDGDDWYANPSSLPNLIRAIRARTTLDVEPQEQRVRLTDEKLWDHPFLHLTGHGQIRFSDREVERLRAYLLQGGFLHADDNYGLDAAFRREIARVFPDRELVDVPLDHPIYRIVYAFPQGVPKIHEHDGAAPRGFGIFIGDRLAVYYTHEADLGNGWEDVGTYPDDPPELHEQALRMGVNLFVYAVTSGVGR; from the coding sequence ATGCGACGGACGCGGGGGCTCCGCTTCGCGGCGCTCGGGGCGCTGGCGCTCGGGACGCTGGCGGCGCTGGCGGCGGCGCCTGCTCCTGCGCCGATGGCCGCGGCCGATGCTTCAGCTGCGCCAGCGAAATCCGTGCGCCTCAGCGTCGCGCGCCTGCAGTACGACGGCGACGACTGGTACGCGAATCCCTCGAGCCTGCCGAACCTGATCCGCGCCATCCGCGCGCGCACCACGCTGGATGTGGAGCCGCAGGAGCAGCGCGTCCGTCTCACCGACGAGAAGCTCTGGGACCATCCCTTCCTGCACCTGACCGGGCACGGCCAGATCCGCTTCAGCGACCGTGAAGTCGAGCGGCTGCGCGCCTACCTGCTGCAGGGCGGCTTCCTGCACGCGGACGACAACTACGGCCTCGACGCCGCGTTCCGCCGCGAGATCGCCCGCGTGTTCCCGGACCGCGAGCTCGTGGACGTGCCGCTGGATCATCCGATCTACCGCATCGTGTACGCGTTCCCGCAGGGCGTCCCGAAGATCCACGAGCACGACGGCGCGGCGCCGCGCGGCTTCGGGATCTTCATCGGCGACCGCCTCGCTGTGTACTACACGCACGAAGCCGACCTCGGGAACGGCTGGGAGGACGTCGGCACGTATCCGGACGATCCGCCCGAACTGCACGAGCAGGCGCTGCGAATGGGCGTGAACCTGTTCGTCTACGCCGTGACCAGCGGAGTGGGGCGATGA
- the rsmI gene encoding 16S rRNA (cytidine(1402)-2'-O)-methyltransferase, giving the protein MSADGASTPGTLYIVSTPIGNLGDMTPRAVEVLQQVAAVLAEDTRHTRVLCERFAIRTPLLAYHEHNEAQATPGLVARLVAGESLALVSDAGTPLLSDPGLRLVQAAIAAGVQVSAVPGASALLAALAGAGLATGRFTFFGFLPRKGGERTRVLGEVVALAHTAVLYEAPSRLAATLADLAAAGAGERATVVARELTKQYEEFRRGTVAELAAYYADHEPRGEIVIVLDGAPDGAPDEGALRARAAELRAAGKGAREIQQALLAAGASRNVAYRLAHEA; this is encoded by the coding sequence GTGAGCGCCGACGGCGCCTCCACTCCCGGGACCCTGTACATCGTCAGCACGCCGATCGGCAACCTCGGGGATATGACCCCGCGGGCGGTGGAGGTCCTGCAGCAGGTGGCGGCCGTGCTGGCCGAGGACACGCGGCACACGCGCGTGCTCTGCGAGCGCTTCGCGATCCGCACGCCGTTGCTCGCCTACCACGAGCACAACGAGGCGCAGGCGACGCCCGGCCTCGTGGCGCGCCTGGTGGCGGGCGAGTCGCTGGCCCTCGTGAGCGACGCGGGCACGCCGCTGCTCAGCGACCCGGGCCTTCGCCTTGTGCAGGCCGCCATCGCGGCGGGCGTGCAGGTCTCGGCGGTGCCGGGTGCCTCGGCGCTGCTGGCGGCGCTGGCTGGCGCGGGACTGGCGACCGGTCGATTCACGTTCTTCGGCTTCCTGCCGCGCAAGGGCGGTGAGCGCACGCGGGTGCTGGGCGAGGTGGTGGCGCTGGCGCACACGGCGGTGCTGTACGAGGCGCCCTCGCGGCTGGCGGCGACGTTGGCGGATCTGGCGGCGGCCGGGGCGGGCGAGCGGGCAACGGTGGTCGCCCGCGAGCTGACCAAGCAGTACGAGGAGTTCCGGCGGGGAACGGTGGCCGAGCTCGCTGCGTACTACGCAGACCACGAACCGCGAGGCGAGATCGTGATTGTGCTGGACGGGGCGCCGGACGGCGCCCCAGACGAAGGCGCCCTGCGCGCGCGCGCCGCCGAGCTGCGGGCGGCGGGCAAGGGCGCGCGCGAGATCCAGCAGGCGCTGCTCGCGGCGGGGGCGTCGCGGAACGTCGCGTACCGTCTGGCGCACGAGGCGTGA
- the trxA gene encoding thioredoxin, with the protein MSKTVTVTDESFASEVEQHQGLAVVDFWATWCGPCRMIAPILEQLSEEFAGRVKVTKLDVDANQKTAMRFQVRSIPTLLFFKDGKLVDQVIGAVPKPALAAKFEQHAA; encoded by the coding sequence ATGTCGAAGACGGTGACGGTGACGGACGAGTCGTTCGCGAGCGAAGTGGAGCAGCACCAGGGCTTGGCCGTGGTGGATTTCTGGGCCACGTGGTGCGGTCCCTGCCGGATGATCGCCCCGATTCTCGAACAACTGAGCGAGGAGTTCGCCGGTCGCGTGAAGGTGACCAAGCTGGACGTGGACGCGAACCAGAAGACGGCGATGCGCTTCCAGGTGCGCTCGATCCCCACGCTGCTGTTCTTCAAGGACGGCAAGCTGGTGGACCAGGTGATCGGTGCCGTGCCGAAGCCGGCGTTGGCGGCGAAGTTCGAGCAGCACGCGGCCTGA
- the mce gene encoding methylmalonyl-CoA epimerase: MSSPFPRGTRISHLGIAVESLEGILPFYRDILGMPEVPLDDADGARIAAVAAGDALVELLEPEKSDSPIGKFLAKRGPGIHHICFAVDDLDGMLARCKAHGIQLIDETPRIGAEGKRIAFLHPKSTAGVLVELSEY; this comes from the coding sequence ATGTCCAGCCCGTTCCCGCGCGGCACCCGCATCTCCCACCTCGGCATCGCCGTCGAGTCACTCGAAGGCATCCTGCCGTTCTACCGCGACATCCTTGGGATGCCCGAGGTCCCGCTGGACGACGCCGACGGCGCACGCATCGCTGCCGTTGCCGCCGGTGACGCACTCGTGGAACTGCTGGAGCCGGAGAAATCCGACTCCCCCATCGGGAAGTTCCTCGCCAAGCGTGGGCCCGGCATCCATCACATTTGTTTCGCGGTGGACGATCTCGACGGAATGCTCGCGCGCTGCAAGGCTCACGGCATCCAGCTCATCGACGAGACGCCGCGCATCGGGGCCGAAGGCAAGCGCATCGCCTTCCTGCACCCCAAGTCCACCGCCGGCGTGCTGGTCGAGCTCTCCGAATACTGA
- a CDS encoding pyridoxine 5'-phosphate synthase: MVRQRLYINIDHVATLRQARRAAYPDPVAAARVCEDAGADGITVHLREDRRHIQDADVEALATAARSPVNLEMAATTEMTAIALRLNPHQVTLVPEKREEITTEGGLDLFADPARLEATLAALSTAGIRASLFIDPDPRQIARAAELKVPAIELHTGRYCHHPEDPQHLAALRAAATQAAGLRLAVHAGHGLTLDNVGPVAAIPECEELNIGHAIVSHAVFVGLAEAVRAMRRAMDAARPR; encoded by the coding sequence ATGGTCCGACAACGGCTCTACATCAACATCGATCACGTCGCGACGCTGCGGCAGGCCCGACGGGCGGCATACCCCGATCCGGTCGCCGCGGCCCGCGTCTGCGAGGACGCCGGCGCCGATGGCATCACCGTGCACCTGCGTGAGGACCGTCGACATATCCAAGACGCAGATGTCGAGGCGCTCGCAACGGCGGCCCGCAGCCCCGTCAACCTGGAGATGGCCGCCACCACCGAGATGACCGCCATCGCCCTGCGCCTGAACCCGCATCAGGTCACCCTCGTCCCCGAGAAGCGCGAGGAGATCACCACCGAAGGCGGGCTGGACCTCTTCGCCGACCCCGCGCGCCTCGAGGCCACGCTCGCCGCACTCAGCACCGCCGGCATCCGCGCTTCGCTCTTCATTGACCCCGATCCGCGGCAGATCGCTCGCGCCGCCGAGCTCAAGGTGCCCGCCATCGAGCTGCACACCGGCCGCTACTGCCACCATCCGGAGGACCCGCAGCACCTCGCGGCCCTGCGTGCGGCAGCAACGCAGGCCGCGGGTCTCAGGCTCGCCGTGCACGCCGGCCACGGCCTCACGCTCGACAACGTCGGGCCGGTGGCCGCGATCCCCGAATGCGAGGAACTCAACATCGGCCACGCCATCGTCAGCCACGCCGTGTTCGTCGGGCTGGCCGAGGCCGTGCGCGCGATGCGTCGCGCGATGGACGCGGCGCGCCCCCGTTGA